From the genome of Pantanalinema sp.:
ATCTCGATCCAGGCGTTGACCTTCTTGAGGGCATCGAACATCTGCTGGCGGTCGACCACCAGGTCGCGGACGATCGGGAAGGTGCCCATGGGCTCGAGGGTGATGGTCTCGCCGCTGGGGGAGAGCTTGTCGACCAGCGAGGCGCAGGCCTGCTGTGGCTTGCCGTTGATCACCATGGAGCAGGAGCCGCACACCTGCTCGAGGCAGACGGCTTCCCAGATGACCGGGGTGGTCTTCTGGCCCTGGGCGGTCACCGGGTTCCGCTGGATCTCCATCAGGCACATGATGATGTTCATGCCCTTGGAGTAGGGGACCTTGAAATCCTCCCACCGGGCGGCCGCGTTCGGGCCGTCCTGGCGCTTGATGCGAAGGTTGACGGTCGTGGGAGGCATTACTTCGACTCCTCTCTGAACTTACGGTCCTCGGTGTGCATGCCGACCGCCGAGGTGGTCGCCTCGACCGACTTGGGGGCCGGGGTGGTGGCTGCGGCTTCCTTGTCCACGTCGTACTTGCGGGGCCTGGGCTTGATCAGGCTGGTATCGACTTCCTGGTAGGTGATCTCCGGGCCGTTGGGGGTCCAGCGGGCCATGGTGGTCTTGAGGAAGTTGACGTCGTCGCGCTCGGGGAAGTCGGGCTTGTAGTGGGCCCCACGGCTCTCGTTGCGCAAGAGCGCGCCCTTGGTGATGACCTTGGCGACCTCGATCATGTTCCAGAGCTGGCGGGTGAAGGGTACCGCCTGGTTGCTCCAGGGACCGGTGTCGTCGATGTTGATGTTCTTCCAGCGCTCGGACAGGGTGTCCAGGTGCGAGAGGGTCTTCTCGAGCCGGTCGTTGTAGCGAACGACGGTCACGTTGTTCGTCATCCACTCGCCCAGCTCCCGGTGGAGGGCGTAGGGGTTCTCGGTGCCCTTCATGGCGAGGATCTGGTTGTAGCGGTCGGTCTCGCGCTTGACGGCGGCCTCCACGACCGAGGGCTTCACCTCGGCCTTGGCCTGGGCCTTCATGTACTTGACCGAGGAGGGGCCCGCGACCATGCCGGCGTAGACCGTCGAGAGCAGCGAGTTGGCGCCCAGGCGGTTGGCGCCGTGGTACTGGTACTCGCACTCGCCGACCGCGAACAGGCCGGGGATGTTGGTCATCTGGTCGTAGTCGACCCACAGGCCGCCCATGGTGTAGTGCATGCCGGGGAAGATCTTCATCGGGACCTTCTTGGGGTCGTCACCGACGAACATCTCGTAGATCTCGAGCACGCCGCCGAGCTTGCGCTCGAGCATGTGGGGATCCAGGTGGCTGACGTCCAGGTAGACCTGGTTCTCGCCGTCGACGCCGAGCTTCATGTCGACGCAGACCTGGAAGATGGCGCGGGTCGCGATGTCGCGGGGCACCAGGTTGCCGTAGGCGGGGTACATGGTCTCGAGGAAGTACCAGGGCTCGCCCTTGGCGGGACGGCCGTCCTTGCCGTCGGAGGGCACCCACACCCGGCCGCCCTCGCCGCGGATCGACTCGGACATCAGGCGCAGCTTGTCGCCGCCGGGGATCGCGGTCGGGTGGACCTGGATCAGCTCGCCGTTCGCGTAGAAGGCGCCCTGCTGGTAGACGGCGCCCTGGGCGGTACCGGTGTTGATCAGCGAGTTGGTGCTCTTGCCGAAGATCATGCCGTTGCCGCCCGTGGCGAGCACGACGGCTCCGGCGGTGAAGGCCTTGATCTCCATGGTCTTGCCGTTCTGGCAGACCACGCCGCGGCAGATGCCCTCGTCGTCGAGGATCGACGAGAGGAACTCCCAGCCCTCGTACTTGGTCACCTTGCCCTGGGCCTCCCAGCGGCGGACCTGCTCGTCCAGCGCGTACAGGAGCTGCTGGCCGGTGGTGGCGCCGGCGAAGGCCGTGCGGTGGTGCTTGGTGCCGCCGAAGCGGCGGAAGTCGAGGAGGCCTTCAGGGGTGCGGTTGAAGGGCACGCCCATGCGATCGAACAGGTTGATGACGTGGGGCGCGGCCTCGCACATGGCCTTGACCGGGGGCTGGTTGGCGAGGAAGTCCCCGCCGTAGATGGTGTCGTCGAAGTGGATGGCGGGGCTGTCGCCCTCGCCCTTGGTGTTGACCGCGCCGTTGATGCCGCCCTGGGCGCACACCGAGTGGGAGCGCTTGACGGGCACCAGCGAGAAGAGGTCCACGTGGACGCCGGCTTCGGCGGCCTTGATGACGGTCATCAGGCCGGCGAGACCGCCGCCGACGACGATGATACGATTGGCGTCCATATTAGAAAACCTCCCCGTGGGTGTGCCCCGCCGCGGCGGGCTGGACCTGCTTGGCCTGTTCGACGAGCGCCGGGAGTCTAAAGCCCGTGATCGCGTAGAGGCCGAGGGCCGAGATGCCGAGCCACACCACGATCATGACCATCGCCGAGAGCTGCTGGGCCTTCATGCTGATGGTGACGCCCCAGTCGATGCAGAACTCCCACAGGCCGTTGGCGAAGTGGAAGGCCGTGGCGATCACGCCGAGGGCGTAGAAGACGAGCATCGGGGTGGTCGAGAGGTGCGCGACGACCTTGGCGTAGCCCGAGTCCGCGTAGCCGACCGAGTTGACCATCTCGCCGATGGGCGTGCCCTGGAAGCGCATGAACCAGGCGTGGTAGCCGAGGAACGCCAGCAGGAAGAAACCGGTCACGCGCTGGAGGACGAAGTTCCAGTTCCGGGCGTAGGGGAAGCGCAGGGGGTTGTTCTTCGAGATGAAGCCCACCCAGATGCCGAACACCGCGTGGTAGATGAGGGGCAGGTAGATCAGCCCGATCTCCATGAAGATCAGGATGGGCATCGACTCGAGCAGGTGGACCTTGCTGTCGAACTCGGCGTAACCCTTCATCGAGTAGGAGTTGATCAGCAGGTGTACGAGCAGGTAAGCGCCCAGCGGGATCGCACCGGTGAACTGGTGCAGCTTCCTCAGCAGGAAGTAGTTCTTGTTGGATACGCCCATCGAAGTGTCACAAACTCCTTTCAGGAGCGCTCAGGGCGACTCGGGAGAGCGAAAGGCTGCTCGGGAGACCTCAGAGCCGCTCGGGGCCTGGGTGGGGGCTCGGTCCCTATTGCTAAGGGGCCGTAAACGTTGGCTTTAATCCTAGCAAATCGCCGCACGCTCGTCACGCGGCTGTAACAAATTGATGGGCCTCAAGCAACAGACGAGCAACGGTAGATCCGATCCACCGCTGCTCGAAAGGGCCAGATGGCACCGTTTTTGGGGCGACTCAGCGGGTCCAGACGGCGGTGTAGGGGCCCCAGTTGCCCTTCGCGTCCCTGGCGTGGACCAGCGCGAGGCGGCGCGAGCCGGCCTGAGGGGCAGCGAAGCCGTCCGCGGTCCTCGTGAGGGCCGTGCCGGTGCCGCTCGTGCCGGGGCGAACGAAGAAGGCCTCGGCCGCGGTGGCGCCGGGGGCCGAGAGGGCCGCGCCTTCGGTCAGGGGCTTCTCGACCTCGGGGCCGTAGACCGCGCTCGGGTCGTCGGCGGTCTTGAGCATGAACATGGCCCCGGGCAGGTTCTCCTTCCAGAACTGGGCGACCTTGGTGAAGGGGGGATCGAAGCCGTCCTGGTACGAGCCCATCTCGCTGGTGTAGGTGAAGATCCCGAGCTCCCCGTAGGCCCAGTCGTTGGTGGTGCCGCCGTGGACGTAGAGATCGGCGGACTGCTCGCCCTTGTAGCCCGCGATCTTCGCGAGCTTGTTGCCGACCGCGGCCAGGCGCTTGTCGGCGGGCGCATCGTGGGTGTAGGCCCACGGCCAGAGGATCGCGTTGCTGAACGAGTGGTAGCTCATGCAGTAGGTGAACTTGTGGCCGGTGAGCAGGGCCTTCATGGCCTGGGTCTCGGGCTC
Proteins encoded in this window:
- the sdhB gene encoding succinate dehydrogenase iron-sulfur subunit; amino-acid sequence: MPPTTVNLRIKRQDGPNAAARWEDFKVPYSKGMNIIMCLMEIQRNPVTAQGQKTTPVIWEAVCLEQVCGSCSMVINGKPQQACASLVDKLSPSGETITLEPMGTFPIVRDLVVDRQQMFDALKKVNAWIEIDGTHDLGPGPRQSPEVQEVTYALSRCMTCGVCLEACPNVNDRSPFMGPAAVSQVRLFNLHPSGKMHKAERLDALNDIGGVNDCNNSQNCVRACPKGIPLTESLAAMKRDTTVHGLLGFLQLP
- the sdhA gene encoding succinate dehydrogenase flavoprotein subunit yields the protein MDANRIIVVGGGLAGLMTVIKAAEAGVHVDLFSLVPVKRSHSVCAQGGINGAVNTKGEGDSPAIHFDDTIYGGDFLANQPPVKAMCEAAPHVINLFDRMGVPFNRTPEGLLDFRRFGGTKHHRTAFAGATTGQQLLYALDEQVRRWEAQGKVTKYEGWEFLSSILDDEGICRGVVCQNGKTMEIKAFTAGAVVLATGGNGMIFGKSTNSLINTGTAQGAVYQQGAFYANGELIQVHPTAIPGGDKLRLMSESIRGEGGRVWVPSDGKDGRPAKGEPWYFLETMYPAYGNLVPRDIATRAIFQVCVDMKLGVDGENQVYLDVSHLDPHMLERKLGGVLEIYEMFVGDDPKKVPMKIFPGMHYTMGGLWVDYDQMTNIPGLFAVGECEYQYHGANRLGANSLLSTVYAGMVAGPSSVKYMKAQAKAEVKPSVVEAAVKRETDRYNQILAMKGTENPYALHRELGEWMTNNVTVVRYNDRLEKTLSHLDTLSERWKNINIDDTGPWSNQAVPFTRQLWNMIEVAKVITKGALLRNESRGAHYKPDFPERDDVNFLKTTMARWTPNGPEITYQEVDTSLIKPRPRKYDVDKEAAATTPAPKSVEATTSAVGMHTEDRKFREESK